A region of Necator americanus strain Aroian chromosome I, whole genome shotgun sequence DNA encodes the following proteins:
- a CDS encoding hypothetical protein (NECATOR_CHRI.G2607.T1), translating to MPLLGVKSQKPRSKSPKRHKMVHTILLIQPTVRADSRTWSDYESTTDCLEGICKIYEEFLKKQNPSMASITYDVSHLYEFIDKLSDLSCLILNTDTCQYVPHNKDWIKEKIFVMLRTQARND from the exons ATGCCTCTTCTTGGAGTGAAATCGCAAAAGCCGAGATCCA AGTCGCCGAAACGCCACAAAATGGTGCATACTATTCTGCTTATTCAGCCCACTGTTAGGGCTGACTCTCGCACGTGGTCAGATTACGAATCTACAACCGATTGTCTTGAAG GTATTTGCAAGATTTACGAAGAGTTCCTGAAGAAGCAGAATCCTTCAATGGCGAGCATCACTTATGATGTGTCTCACTTGTATGAATTCATAGATAAACTCTCCGATCTCAGCTGCCTCATCCTCAATACA GATACTTGTCAATACGTTCCGCATAACAAAGACTGGATCAAGGAGAAGATTTTCGTGATGCTGAGGACTCAGGCGAGGAACGACTAA